The proteins below are encoded in one region of Phoenix dactylifera cultivar Barhee BC4 unplaced genomic scaffold, palm_55x_up_171113_PBpolish2nd_filt_p 000586F, whole genome shotgun sequence:
- the LOC120106636 gene encoding transcription repressor OFP7-like produces MAKRFRLRLSRVITSFQSCRTKDDAGVTDTTTPSFRLSPVNHKALDIDFPPPPSPAAPAFLRRHPPVVSAACGCRPSRRGGHLSAAGDEADDLALARGTPAYLWRKDEKWHVVAYAAGGGNGDDFASSPRRKIDSDDGGDIFPPVAMARARRREVERRRLRRRAEARRSSRYRARVSTSSADSGWFSSDGDEENDEREGGDNFDKEDEDDDDDETETLVSSTDNSSDNVLRRRRMTRRRNGEVVKCLPSPEGAAAAVLRRLVPCGAAAMAEGKVRESFAVVKRSEDPRADFRRSMAEMVVEKEMYEAGDLEQLLHCFLSLNSRRHHGAIVAAFSDIWDALFPATATPAAAAPTFPKISYK; encoded by the coding sequence ATGGCCAAACGCTTCCGCCTTCGTCTTTCCCGCGTCATCACGTCCTTCCAGAGCTGCCGCACTAAGGATGACGCCGGCGTCACCGATACTACCACCCCCTCCTTCCGTCTCTCCCCCGTTAACCACAAGGCGCTCGACATCGACTTCCCTCCGCCGCCGTCTCCCGCTGCCCCGGCGTTCCTCCGCCGACACCCGCCCGTCGTCTCCGCCGCGTGCGGCTGCCGCCCCTCCCGCCGCGGCGGCCACTTATCTGCCGCCGGCGACGAGGCCGACGACCTCGCACTCGCCCGAGGAACCCCGGCGTACCTCTGGCGGAAGGACGAGAAGTGGCACGTCGTCGCCTATGCCGCCGGCGGCGGCAACGGCGATGATTTTGCTTCCTCCCCCCGCCGGAAGATCGATTCCGACGACGGCGGGGACATCTTCCCGCCGGTGGCGATGGCGCGTGCGAGGCGGAGGGAGGTGGAGCGGCGCCGCCTGCGGCGGCGAGCGGAGGCGAGAAGATCGTCGCGATACCGAGCGCGGGTGAGCACCTCATCGGCGGACAGCGGGTGGTTCAGCAGCGATGGGGACGAGGAGAACGACGAGCGGGAGGGCGGCGATAATTTCGACAAGGAGGACgaggacgacgacgacgacgagacGGAGACTTTGGTCTCGTCGACGGACAACTCGTCAGATAACGTGCTTCGGCGGAGAAGAATGACGAGGCGGCGGAATGGGGAGGTGGTGAAGTGCTTACCGTCGCCGGAGGGGGCGGCAGCTGCGGTGCTGCGGAGGCTGGTGCCGTGCGGGGCGGCGGCGATGGCCGAGGGGAAGGTGAGGGAGAGCTTCGCGGTGGTGAAGCGGTCGGAGGACCCGCGGGCGGACTTCCGGCGGTCGATGGCGGAGATGGTGGTGGAGAAGGAGATGTACGAGGCTGGGGACCTGGAGCAGCTGCTGCACTGCTTCCTATCTCTCAACTCGCGGCGCCACCACGGGGCCATCGTGGCGGCCTTCTCGGATATCTGGGACGCGCTCTTCCCCGCCACCGCCACTCCGGCCGCCGCGGCCccaacttttcctaaaattagttATAAGTAG
- the LOC120106635 gene encoding uncharacterized protein LOC120106635, producing the protein MIWVESLILVQKVNALVIQLIIQSLRNERKKSNERTRTDIEEFSTTEAYKFYSAESSYTCCGADSHALVKLSHKMQELSSQVKGHTEEATSDSVEISGLIDPEKLTGAPDLGSSKSSLPCSSSLIGLHYADSLSKAAEKCSSFGVEEKLHAAKDEPVEISQLIDEKGQDMEKEDKHDQGIWSISDAVDLISSTTLQAISPTSQEKLCQALNDIDLCDASQLCSHKEAETLLAPERMRTKPKNHNIGSLLSVNEGILRSPDASWKTPCSCMKSSSFLQQAEKAIEFSQRQMHDIENIAMKLLKGLKSMKNIVEETLSLESCSSLPSKFTVDEIRAAADNASELERTTRRWLSMMTKDCNRFCKIMRLAENKEATPPKGVSKKQKKITFADEAGGVLCQVRVFKQQPAPVAVPESDKADVSHVPL; encoded by the exons ATGATTTGGGTGGAGTCTTTAATACTGGTACAGAAGGTGAATGCCTTAGTAATTCAGCTCATCATACAGTCGCTGCGGAATGAACGAAAAAAAAGTAATGAGAGAACTAGAACTGATATAGAAGAGTTCTCCACTACAGAAGCATATAAGTTTTACTCCGCAGAGTCTTCCTATACATGCTGTGGTGCCGATTCACATGCTCTTGTTAAACTCTCACATAAGATGCAGGAGTTGTCTTCCCAAGTGAAAGGCCATACAGAGGAAGCAACATCTGATTCTGTTGAAATATCTGGTTTGATTGACCCCGAGAAACTCACTGGCGCACCTGATTTGGGGTCTTCTAAAAGTTCCCTGCCATGTTCCAGTAGTCTCATTGGCTTGCATTATGCTGATAGTTTATCAAAGGCTGCAGAAAAATGTTCATCTTTTGGAGTGGAAGAAAAGTTGCATGCCGCTAAAGATGAGCCAGTTGAAATCTCCCAGTTAATTGATGAAAAGGGACAGGACATGGAAAAAGAAGACAAACATGATCAGGGGAT ATGGTCCATATCTGATGCTGTGGACTTAATTTCCAGTACTACTTTGCAGGCCATTTCTCCGACTTCTCAAGAAAAGCTGTGTCAGGCTTTGAATGACATCGATTTATGTGATGCCAGCCAACTCTGTA GTCACAAGGAAGCTGAAACATTGCTGGCACCTGAGCGAATGAGGACGAAACCAAAGAACCACAATATTGGCTCCCTTCTTTCAGTTAACGAAGGAATTCTTAGGTCGCCGGATGCTTCTTGGAAGACACCTTGCTCTTGCATGAAGAGTTCATCATTTCTCCAACAAGCTGAGAAGGCCATTGAATTCTCACAACGACAGATGCATGATATAGAAAACATTGCAATGAAACTTCTGAAGGGGTTGAAGTCCATGAAAAACATTGTGGAAGAAACTCTTTCTTTGGAATCATGTTCTTCTCTaccttcaaaatttactgttgaTGAG ATCAGAGCTGCTGCTGATAATGCATCAGAACTTGAAAGGACCACAAGGAGGTGGTTATCTATGATGACAAAGGATTGCAATCGTTTTTGTAAAATAATG AGATTAGCTGAGAACAAAGAAGCGACTCCACCTAAAGGTGTTTCTAAGAAACAGAAGAAGATAACTTTTGCTGATGAAGCTGGTGGTGTGCTCTGTCAGGTGAGAGTTTTCAAACAACAGCCAGCTCCTGTTGCTGTACCTGAAAGTGATAAAGCTGATGTCAGCCATGTACCGTTATAA
- the LOC120106633 gene encoding uncharacterized protein LOC120106633: MGGSKLKDHNVTPPRRQSLRLRGISAIYETGLNIVNLNSKHQRQNSGDYSTVANQIKVEMLESEEDSHTSSKSNERVNNPADSRYPGNHSYEETNTGGGDQSLNALTLKDLRASCRAKKRKVMKSGASAAVDLKSCSYFDPSQNWKDDYVKPKEEELDLEEPLITLKLKVAKGSTEDRKQKKRTHLFPVSLVPMEAVTAKTCSLSSNDMQSSMPVTEMKASITNRPSKDSASDLHDIKSEAETVEEKFRGSVKKNFVEANNSLLSLTTYAGGPELVYDVKTEIVKTCSLDGQNAVNIDTNSTLDIINTCNFLDNSSAELLPKVGEKLNNSFPSSAPDLGRTLHVDRPELADTLKNEILENASPQHENTIYIAASSTVDFIAKFNYFEESSAEIFGGVEDVLENQGSNPTGRTSTSCCLNEVSTEHMEPDEYFLPQIGAKHAAEIGKINLSEMSNQKLCPSSVSVHKAVPSDPCSSASVSATVYPVSDICVSTENHCILLEEVTCMSISNQMQCPASSNSYRTMDFKLAEACASVLGHEDAQI; the protein is encoded by the exons ATGGGGGGCTCAAAGCTGAAAGATCATAATGTTACCCCCCCTAGGAGACAATCATTAAGGCTCAGGGGAATCAGTGCTATTTATGAAACAGGTCTCAATATTGTTAACTTAAATTCAAAACATCAGCGGCAAAATAGTGGAGACTATTCTACTGTTGCCAATCAAATAAAAGTTGAGATGCTTGAGTCTGAAGAAGATAGCCATACTTCTTCCAAATCAAATGAACGTGTTAATAATCCTGCTGACAGCAGATATCCTGGGAACCATAGTTATGAAGAAACTAATACTGGTGGTGGAGACCAAAGCCTTAATGCTTTGACTTTGAAGGACTTGCGAGCAAGCTGCAGAGCTAAGAAGCGGAAGGTCATGAAATCTGGTGCTTCTGCAGCAGTTGATCTTAAAAGCTGCTCATATTTTGATCCATCTCAAAACTGGAAGGATGATTATGTGAAACCGAAAGAAGAGGAGCTTGACCTTGAGGAACCCCTTATAACCTTGAAGTTGAAGGTCGCAAAAGGATCTACTGAAGATAGAAAGCAAAAGAAGCGTACACATCTATTTCCAGTCTCTTTGGTCCCTATGGAAGCGGTGACTGCAAAGACCTGTTCTCTATCTTCTAATGACATGCAAAGTTCAATGCCTGTCACAGAAATGAAGGCATCAATAACAAATAGGCCTTCGAAAGACAGTGCTTCAGATCTACATGACATAAAAAGTGAGGCAG AGACTGTTGAAGAAAAGTTTAGAGGGAGTGTCAAGAAAAATTTTGTCGAAGCAAACAATTCTCTCCTGTCATTAACAACTTATGCTGGTGGTCCAGAATTGGTTTATGATGTCAAAACTGAGATCGTGAAAACTTGTTCCTTGGATGGACAAAATGCAGTAAATATAGATACTAATTCTACTTTGGACATCATTAATACTTGTAATTTTCTAGACAATTCATCAGCTGAGCTGCTTCCGAAGGTTGGTGAGAAATTAAATAATAGTTTCCCATCATCAGCACCTGATTTAGGGAGGACTCTACATGTTGATAGACCTGAATTGGCTGATACTCTCAAAAATGAGATCTTGGAAAATGCATCTCCACAGCATGAGAACACAATTTATATTGCTGCTTCTTCTACCGTGGATTTCATTGCAAAATTCAATTATTTTGAAGAGTCATCTGCTGAAATATTTGGAGGAGTTGAAGATGTCTTGGAGAATCAAGGATCAAATCCTACCGGTAGAACATCTACATCTTGTTGCCTTAACGAGGTGTCTACTGAACATATGGAACCTGATGAGTACTTTCTTCCACAAATTGGTGCAAAACATGCTGCTGAAATCGGGAAGATAAACCTTTCAGAAATGTCCAATCAGAAACTTTGTCCTTCCTCAGTTTCTGTACACAAGGCAGTTCCCTCTGATCCCTGTAGCTCTGCCTCAGTCTCTGCGACTGTATATCCTGTCTCTGATATCTGTGTTAGCACAGAAAACCACTGCATTTTGCTGGAAGAGGTTACATGTATGAGTATATCGAACCAAATGCAATGTCCAGCTAGCAGTAATAGCTACAGAaccatggattttaaacttgcAGAAGCTTGTGCTTCTGTCTTGGGACATGAGGATGCTCAAATTTAA